Genomic window (Lycium barbarum isolate Lr01 chromosome 2, ASM1917538v2, whole genome shotgun sequence):
TTAAATTTCTAGTCCTTTTTATCTCAAGTTTATTCCTGATTCTATGGATGATTAGATTTATTTTGCAATCAAGAAGCTAGTTAAAAGCTTGTTATACAGTGCCAACCGGGAAACAAATTCTTCCGACCAAGAAGTGCTTTATtgatttattatttcttaaattttctgGTTTAGATGTTAACAAACAAGAGGTTGAAAACCTTTTACCGTATTTGCATTATTCAGTATTAGCCTGAGCGAAAAGCACACAAAAACGACAAAACtgttggagttttaaggtgtgAACTGGAAATGAGAAAAGACACCTTTTGGATTGGACCTCTCCATCTCACCTTTTCATTGTCTATAAATTCAAATACCCTGCCCCAGATCTTAAACACTGAAACATCAAATTTCTGCACTCTGCATCTGCATATTTTCTTCCAAACAAAATCGAGTCTTTGTGTGGTTAGTAACTGTCTTTAAGTTCGATGAAGTTATTGGCGTACTGCTACTCCAATAGCAGGTATTCCGTTCTATCCTATCGTGGGAGGAAATAATCCCATACCTCGGATACTTGGAGGAGATTAAGTTCCTTAAGGGcacacagtgaattctgtggGCTCGgattcttttctctctttctgtTTCTGTCATTTTATACATTATTCAAACGCAGATACCAACAAGAATCTATTACAGCTTTAAGCCCATAGTGCAATTAAAATGTGAACTTTAGCGAAGAAAGCGCCAATGaagaaataaacaaaaaatagaaatGTAATGCAAGCAAATATAACTATAAGTACAAACAATAATTATTCAAACAAATGAATGGAGAACAATAATTTAGATATAAAAGGATAACCCATTGGTCTTTTAATATGTGTACTGGTTTCAATCCTCATTCTGAACTCATGAAGCTTGTCTCGGAGTGATTATGGTTGAACTTGATTCTAACCAGTTGTGTACTGTCTTCAAGTGCTCGACATTCACACAACGATGTAAAGTTAGTTACTAATAGATTTTCTTTCATTCTTGATTAGGGCATTTCCTGCAATTGTCCATAAAGGAAAAAAATGAGAATTGTAGTGTGTATTTAACCTATATACTATGTCAATCGTCAAGATATTCCTGCATATCACAGGTGGAGAGTGATGCTGTGATCGTCTTTAACGAATTCTTTTTTGCCTTCACATTGCAGTGAATATTGAGATGATATATAGAACAAATGTTGTGAAGATCATAGAGAaggttgtaaaaaaaaaaaaaaaaaatcaaagagaagGCGGAAGAAGATAGCAAAGTTACTATTAGGAGATCCACATGAAGACGTTCATAGCAAAGATCCTTTTTGCTGTGCATTGGTTCATGGCAAAGATGttgtatttccttttctttttcaccCTTTAAAGTTGATGTGACATTTAGTTTATGGAACTACATGAAAATGTCATCAAAAGTGTTCCTCCAatttctaaatttttcttttcaaaaagcaGTAGGAAATACATATTTGCCATCCTAGAGATAGCGCCTGTTTTCTCAaggtcgtttggtaggagggatAGGATGGGATGAAATTAAAATtatctcatgtttggttggtgggataacTCCTTTGGTATCCATCCAGTCCCATCTATATGGAATAACTTATCCCTCCTACTAAACGACATCTAAGTGGTAAGTATTATTGATGTAAAGAAAGTATTGATTACATCCAAAAAGTAAAGGCAAAATTGGGTTTTCCGTCTTTCctttctttaatttttcttttcatgGTGATGGTTCTATGTTTCAGCCAGGCAAACAACAAAAGAAACAGTTTAAGCTGTTATTGCATGTCAATTCAAACATAAGGCATAATttgggtttggggggggggggggggggggggggggggggtggcgtttttttttttgttttttcagttTGTGCATTCAGATTGATTCTTAAGAAATAAGTATGATATTTTAgcttttattttatatatatactgcATTCAGATTTGGGGAAATTAGCAGAATTTTCTTCAGGCATTCAAAAAATTGATTCTTAAGCAATAAGtatgatattttcagcttttattttatatatatatccatacaaATATCTAAATGGATGACAGAGTAGTATCTCGAATAGTTCAGGGGCAAAATCGATCATTTCCCTCCTTTTAAAAAAGATTTTACTCGACCTAGAGGTCCATTAGTGGAGAGGGGCAAAAGTGTGTTATTTGGTTACCGAAGGACGGTAAAAAAACAAAACGGAGGACAAAACTAAAAAAACAAAACGGAGGACAAAACTATTCTATTTCGAATAGTTCAGAGGCAAATTTAACCCTTTCCTTATCACAAAATAAGACAGTTTAAGCTTTGTGTCATAGGGTTGCACTTGGACGCTTGATTGGGAAAATACGTACAAAATTAAGAAACATCGACCTTGCTCCTTTGGATTAAATCTACAACTTTAAGAAGCTTAGCACAAGAAAATCTCACTTGAAGGGAACCAGAGCTTTCACTAAATAAATATTTAGCAGTAACATAGACTTATATTTGTCAAAGACTTATATACTCTTTCAAAATCCGAATTGGGTCGAGGAAAGTCCAAGTAAGAAAATAGAAAAGACTTGGTGAAACAATCACCCAATAAGATATTGGTCGACTTTATTAGTAAGCTAGTATCCAATTGTCACTAAATCCAAATTTCATTTAGGTCAAGGGAAGTCCGTAAAAGAAAAGACTTGATGAGAACCTAATCACCCGAAAAGATATCAGTTAACAACTTTATCAGTAAGCTACTATTCAATTCTCACTAAATTCAAATTTCCTTTAGGTCAAGGGAAGTCcggaaaagaaaagagagagactTGATGAAAATCCAATCACCCGATAAGAAATTAGTCGAACAGTTTTATTAGTAAGCTACTATTCAATCTTCACTAAATCCAAATTTCATTAGGGTCTAAGGAAAGTTCGAAAAAGAAAACTGagagacttgatgaaaattcaATCATCTGAGAAAGAAAATTGagagacttgatgaaaattcaATCACCCGGAAAGATATCGTAGACAACGAAACCAAAAAGATTTAGTAAAAATCTAATTATCCAGTGGTACTCCTTGCCTTTGTTGACACAATTAACCAACGGGACCGACATGTAGCTTGCTTAGTAAAGTCTTTTATCTTCCATTCAGGGGTCATTCaggggtcatgaatgatgaacaAAAATGAAGCGTGAGTGCTATGAACTAGAATTTTGGACCAGTCTTGTAGCGAATAAAGGAAAAAGGTGCCGATAAGATATCAGTCTAACGACTTTATCAATAAGATACTACTCAATTCATTAAATTTCATAAATTCACATATCATTACTCTTTTCTTCACTCTTGGTCTCTACTATTATATTGTAGAACAAGTAATTGGCTTGATATAAACACCAATGCTTTCAAGGTAATGAATATGAGTAGTGCCATGAAATCCACCAAAAGCTCCATCTGTTCCAAACTGAAAATCAAACTCAATATCAGATATTTCATGGCTTCCAAAAGGTCCATAAGTAGCTTTATTTGTACCAAATGTGATTGATGTCACATAATTAGCAGGTTGAATAACTCTAGGAAGAAAATCCACATAATAACCACGTATCCAAGTTAGAAACTCTGAGGGATAATCAAGTTTAATCTGCGAAAAAAAAAGGGTTCCTCAATAATAAGCTTTTACTACAAGAatcattttaaaatttaaaaaagaagtaaatgtcatttaacatatatattcttCAAAAACGTTTTATCAAAAAGCCTTGGTGCTTTATGACTAAAGTCATCTTccgtaaaaaaatatttttcatattgGAGTTGGAGATGGAAAGGGGATAGTGAGAATTGAACCGACACCTATGAAAGACTCTCGGTGATATCATTAGAGTaactattttttgaaaaatatatattaaagaTTAATAATGATATTAGCAAACGGAGGAGTATTTTAATGAAACTTTTGAGTAGTAAGGATTAAAAATAATGTTCTACGTGTTAGTGGGAGCAAAGTTATACGTACGAAGTTAAAAATTAAGATTATGTAGAAAAATGACTTCCGCTTATAAGCAAGAAAATTAAGATTAAAAGTTAAGATTATTGTAAAAAAATTTAATACACTAATAACGGTTGCGATTGAATAGTAAGTATTCTTTCATCTTTAACCAGAGGTTTTGAGTTTGAGCCCTGCCACTCAAAGTGAAACTTTCTGGTGCGATTCTTGATTAGTCGAGCCCCAAAACAGGTACCGGACAGGCGGACAtagaatgagaaaaaaaaaaagagtaaaaaaaTTCTGAAACATGTTCAACAAATATTTGACACAAGAAAATTAACAAAATCTGAGAACAGAGTATATAGTACTtatataaacataaaactcacagTGTCAAATCTTTTACCCCCATCACCACCATGTTTCTTTGACAAGACAAAGGATCCATTGTTGATGTATAGAAATTGGATGAAATTCACTCTTCTTCCATGAGATACAAAAATCTTGGCTACTTTGTCTTCCCCATCATCCCCATATTTCCCCATTCAAGCCAATAAAAGGGAAAATCTTAATCATGATGATTATTTCTTATGTTTATTGGTAAGGAAAATATGAGTTTGTGGAAGGGAAAGAACAAATATAGAGTTTAAGTTGATACACTCAAGTCATTCAAAGGTAAGTCTCCTTAATATATGAGATTTATAATCTTGGAAAATAAGATATGTTACAACATGTAAAGGTGACCTTATGTAGACAAAATTTAATCTATATACACTGATATTGTAAAGAGTATTTTCACTATCAGTCTATTTAACATTAAACATATATTCCTTCCGTCTGTtttagtttgacttggcacaaagtttaaaaaataaaaagagacttttaaattttgtggtcttaaacttgtCATGTAGAATATAaaaacttattaaatatagaaagagacactatTTTTGGGACAAATCAAAAAAGGAAGTAGGAAACTtgaattgggacggagggagtaactgtTATTTGTAGTTATTTTTAGGTGACctaataaaattaaaattcatTTGGATTCTTCCAAATTTCAAGGATGTTCTTTTTGTAGATCAATTATGTGTTATATTTTAGGATTATCTGAAAGGAAATAGAGCAAcgggttttattttattttaaaaaaaaacagatcACTATGGAAACTTTTCAAATTTTAAATGTCActgttcaaattttaaaggactTTTCCCTCGGcaatagaaaaggaaaaaataaactgGAAAAAgggaacaaaataataataaaaacacttaaaaagagaagaagaaaatagattgcatattttaattaaattaaatatgaCTTTTAAAGTGTGTATTAGGAGGAATTGGGTCTGTTTAGTTAAGCTATCCTAACAGATACATAAAGGTATATGATACTTGTCTTTTGCCTCCTAAACATATACAGTTAATCAGATTTCCAAACACAAATTCTCTTCTTCCTCTTAAAATATTCACACTGTGTTCTTGTGAGAAATTCGAGTTTATTGCTGAAAATTGAATTTCGTTGGCTTGTAAATTCCCGAGAAATTTTTTCTACAAAAACCATGTAGCAAAATAGTGCAATGGAGAAATCTTGCAGCAATTTATTCATGAATGTAAAGCACTCATGTGTGACTTTACTTATATTTCTTTGTTTTATGTCAAAGGATCGGCGAACCAGTGCGCCCATCTGTTAGCTCGAACTTCGAGTTCTATATCTGATGCTATGGAGTGGATACTAGATTCCCCATGTTTGATTCGTGATGTACTCAACTTAAATAATTGATCAGAATGtctttttcaaagaaaaaaataaaaaaaaatagtgcaGGCTAAAGTTTCTTTGAGAACAAAGATTACTTTATCAAAGTTGAGTTTTTCTTATTCCCCCAAAGTCTATTTTTCCTAACAGTTCCTCCTTTAATATGCACAAAATTCGAATTACTCACGCTTAAAAGTAGGTACCAAACACCGTGTAGAATACAGGAAAAAGATACCGTTAAATCTTTTTAAATAAGATgatcaaaactgatctttaattaTACCAAGTTTTCTTCaaacaaaataatgtaatattctAAATTAGAAGAAATAATAAAAGTAATTCGGGGCAATTATTATGTATCTCAACAACAAGAAAAGAATATCAAGGTGAAATAATAATTGCACATTATTCTAGGACCTAAATTTTTTAAATCAAACAAAAAGAAATTACAAAAGAATGTCTCCTCAATAAACAACATTAAACGTTTCTTCATAAAAAGGAAAAGAACTAATTCACCTCATTGAAATAAATTCCAAATCTCAAATTCATGTTCAAGAAAggcataaaagaatgcaacaaattaaattaaaGCAGTATATTATAAGGTCTTGGTAGACCTAAATATTATCACAAACTTAATTGTCTGTCTTTGTCTTTTTCTCAATAATTTATTTTTCTCTCTTCAGTAAATTAATCTTGTACTAAAATGCAAGATATAAAGTTCAAAATTGAAACTGTAACAAGTACTAAATTGAAAGGAACAACATGGGATGATGCTGATATTGGTGATGTTGCAATGATTTTTATTTCCTATGGGAAAACAGTAAGCCATCTCCAATTTTTATATGTCAAGGATGGAAAATTTTCTCTATCAGAGAGACATGGTGAAAATATAGAACATCTGGAAATTGtaagtttcatttttttcatGTTTTGTTTATGTATTGTTAAAGCAAAACTATTTTGTATAAAATGACTTATTTTGATTACCTGTTGTACTAATCACTTTTACATAAACTAATTAAGCTATTCTATGTAATTGTAAACTGGATATGTAAACCGGATAATCACTAATTTATTTGTTTGCTCCAATAGAAATTTTGTTCTTGGTTAAACTTTTGGTTTAATATTACCTCGATTAGAAAAAAGAATCTCTTTTTGCCCTTGACATTAACAAAGCTCAAATCGAAGAGCAATTTTGGACCATTGTATTATTGTGGATAATGCCTTATGAATTTGAACATGTTTTAAAATTTCAGGTAACCACAGTCATAAATCACCACGTATAAATTTAAATTGACTCTACAAAAACCTGTATTGTTGTTATATAATGATTTCATGATTGAGTTATGAAAACTTCTAAAAATGCATACCCTACGTCTGAGACTCTGAATAAAATTCATTTTGATATCTTTTTAGTTTTCTGGAAAAATTAGGAGATTTCTATAAGAGATACATGATTCTACTTCTGATGGTAATGTAGCGGCTCATGGTGAGCGAGAATTTATATAACCGATAACAACTTGTTTGAAATTGAAACATAGTACGTAATTGCTATTGTCTCCGCAAGAGATACATAATTTTACTCTTGATACAATAACATGTCTAGTTCTTTTAAGGATCATAGCAACATTCTTGGTTTAATTTCAAATATGGGTGTCGCTGAACCTTACCTTTTTTATGAGCAAAGTCACAAAACTATTTTTTGTGTCATTGAAATCGCTATACTCAACCGTTATATCAATAAAGACACAGAACTAACCCAACATTAAATTTATCTAACAAAAGTTTTGAAGAATTTGCAGATCAAGCTGGATTATCCCTCTCTGAATATCTGATTGGAGTAAATGGTCGTCATGGAATAGTAAATGGAGCTGATAGATTTTTGAAATCAATTACATTTGTGACCAACAAAAATTCCTATGGACCATTTCCAAAACATAAACCTgcttatgagcccgtttggattggcttataagttgcttataagctgttttcagcttttttgagtgtttggctggccagcttaaagtcattttgtgcttaaaataagctcaaaaaaataattgggcccatttgacttagcttatctaaagcagcttataagccaaaaaaaaataagttagactaccccaacttattttttttagcttataagctgtaaaCAGCTTacaggcataagcccatccaaacaggctctatatagGACAAGATACAGAGTTCAACATAAATGTATTGGAGCATGGTTGGCTCAATGGATTTCATGGCACAACTTGTGGAGGTCAACTTGAAAGCTTTGGAGTATACATCAAGCCTATACCAATAATTACACCTCCAAAAAAAGATATTGATTATGATAAAATTGATGTTGAGCATACAAATTGTAAAATTACCTACTAGTTTGATTTTATATCCAAAGTTACATGTGTGCTTTtaatataaatattataaagATCAGTGAAGATTCATGAAGAAAAATACTACTAACTTTTTCGCGCCAAGCCAAGAACTTAGGAATTTGAATGGGAGAACAATAAAGCAAGTTATGCTTCATATTGAGGAGCTAATTTGGTTTATAGTGAATCAAGAAAAAGAACAAACtcgttataattttctcaaaaaaataataatgattATTACTGAAACAACTGTAAATTTGCTCTTACTCTCAAATTCCTATTCTAGCTCTGACAAAAGCTATCTCAAACCTGATCGTGCATATATTTAAGTTCTTGATTATTTTTTAACAAATTAGTAGTTGTAATTTGAGAAAGGTTATATAAGGACATAACTAGAATCTCTTCACCCGTAATAAAAATTCCATTCGAGACTAAAAAATGATGATGGCTCAATTTCAATGATGTTGGAAAATGGAATCAAACGATTTCTCAAATTAAGAAACCAAGGATAAAAAGTTAAACATATAAAACAAAAAGTCTAATGGCAGAATGATTTGCTTATGTGTCTACTACCTCTAACTTACATGTAAAttgtgttgtttaaaataatctgtataagtctgaataaagtttctgaatctataaaacacttagtaaaagcagattacacaatctgtaaaaacTTAAAACCAGTAAATTATAGAAACTGgacaaatgaacagaaacagtgttagaaaaatatattcagaacataatcgagcccacttagttcaaagtgtgtccttaaggaaattattcccctcacagtactcgatggaatatcccctcccaagatagaacgattatcttaccaaaatagtagtactccaaattctggtagcggcgaaccactcaatggcagtatatcaaacagaaaagaaaacttttaagaagagtagaagaatagaggatttcagaaaattcgtaagtaataatctgaatattaactgaaatttatagccattaacgcactggttgggaaaaggtttgcatGTACGTTTTTTAATACGGGTCAGAatctggaaataattaattaattaataaataattaaatttaaaatttaaaagaattttggtccaaaaagattatcaatcaatcagatcatttgaccaaatccaaatccaaagccgagccgagcgagcgacgacgacggcgcgtggggtcctttccccctcaacccttttagcaactagagaaggtgtaatgtaatatgtacacctttctttttctctctttttcctatgtgggacagatgctttaaccaaagcacaaggaaccttttacatttcccaaagcaaaagggaccttttatattcccttcacttttcatcccatcatttcccattcaccaatatcatacactgccagatttagataatcattaaaaatcttaatgctttattaactcattaacaagccataaagttttatccttatttctgaacattgtcttcatccgagaatgggttgagttgtttgacaatgttgaatcgtcagtcataactttgtttgatctctttgaacctagttcttgggatctccagtctgctaggtagagttaccgccatgatgacttgtcctcagccttaaccccattcccattgatgatctactaactccctctctagataagccttttgtaagcggatccgctacgttatctcttgactttacatagtcaatcatgataacgccactagagaggagttgtctaacggtattgtgtcttcgtcgtatgtgacgagattttccgttatacattacgctccctgcccttcctattgctgcttgactgtcacaatgtatacatataggagccaaaggtttgggccagaatggaatatcttctaagaaattccggagccattcagcttcttcaccggccttgtctaaagctatgaattcagattccatagtggaacgggcgatgcaagtctgtttggatgatttccaagacactgctccactcccaattgtgaaaacatacccactcgtggatttaacttcagacgatccagtgatccaatttgcatcactatatccctcaatcacttcgggatatttattataatgcaaaacatagtcttgagtatgtttcagataccccaaaactcgtttcattgccatccaatgtgtGTAATTGGGATTACTTGTAAACCGACGCAGTTTGCTAATggcacatgctatatctggtcgtgtacaattcatgatatacatcagacttcccaacactctcgcatagtccccttgtgatttactttcaccttcattcttttgaagtgcgtaactcacatcaattggagttctggaaatcttgaaatccaagtacttgaacttgtcaagtactTTCTCTATGTAGTGAGACTGTGATAATGCTATACCTTGTGGAGTTCTATGAATTCTGACTCCTAAGATTacatcagcaactcctaagtctttcatatcaaatttgctagccagcatgcgctttgtagcatttatatctgccatttctttgctcattatcagcatgccatcaacatacaaacaaacaatgacttcgtgacctggagtgtttttaatgtaaacacatttatcacactcattgattttaaagccatttgccaacatggtttggtcaaatttagcatgccattgtttgggtgtttgtttaagtccataaagcgactttacaagtttgcacactttcttttctttaccaggaaccacaaaaccctcgggttgttccatgtaaatttcttcctccaaatcaccatttaagaaaactgttttaacatccatttggtgaatttcaagaccatacacggctgccagagccactaacacccgaatggacgttattcttgttacaggtgagtatgtgtcaaaataatcaaggccatctttttgtctataacctttgactacaagtcttgccttatatttgtcaatagtgccatcagctttcattttccttttaaaaatccatttagaacctaaaggcttgtttccaggaggaagatcaaccacttcccatgtgtggttatctaagattgattgaatctcactattgactgcctctttccaaaatgctgaatcagaagaagacatcgctgctttaaatgtttgagactcattttcaagcaagaatgtcacaaaatctggtccaaaggaagtagatgtcctttgacgtttgGTACGCCTTGGATCCTTTTCACTTGGTGTattttcctttggttcttcccgcggtcgtttagatctttcacttgacgactcacattcaattttatacggataaatattttcaaagaattcagcattatctgattcaattaccgtattaacatgaatttcgggattgtcggatttgtgaaccaaaaactgacaagctttgctgtttgtagcatatccaataaaaacacaatccacagtttttggtccgatttttacccttttaggtaaaggaacttgtacttttgctaaacacccccacactttgaaatatttcaagttgggttttcttcctttccatagttcatatggaatggattgtgttttgctgtggggcactctgttgagtattcggttagctgtaaggatagcttccccccacaagctcagcggtaaaccggaacttattagtaaagcattcatcatttctttcaatgtccgatttttcctttccgcaactccattagattgtggtg
Coding sequences:
- the LOC132628298 gene encoding inactive protein RESTRICTED TEV MOVEMENT 1-like, translated to MGKYGDDGEDKVAKIFVSHGRRVNFIQFLYINNGSFVLSKKHGGDGGKRFDTIKLDYPSEFLTWIRGYYVDFLPRVIQPANYVTSITFGTNKATYGPFGSHEISDIEFDFQFGTDGAFGGFHGTTHIHYLESIGVYIKPITCSTI